In Treponema rectale, a single genomic region encodes these proteins:
- a CDS encoding peptidylprolyl isomerase: MKRLLAALFMCSAIISTGVCKSMKEDLLKGKTGVFAIMDTDKGEIALELYYKKTPLTVTNFVGLAEGTLKAANGKPFYDGLKFHRVIADFMIQGGDPKGNGTGGPGYQFADEIVDDLKFTGAGILAMANAGPGTNGSQFFITHVETSWLNGKHTIFGHIVDDDSQKVVNRIAQGDKIKSVKIYRLGADAEKFTATQADFDRLAKEAKEKALEAKRAALKSKIAEVEKNFPGFQQDSNGIYYKITKEGTGSKCGSKKNVTTEYKGYFVNGQVFDGSAKMVKGGHEALDFKTDVGMMIPGFDIMVQDMKKGEVRTVVLPPDMAYGERGIPGAIPGNSFLAFDIELVDIK, from the coding sequence ATGAAAAGATTACTTGCTGCATTATTTATGTGTAGTGCAATTATTTCTACAGGAGTATGTAAAAGTATGAAAGAAGATCTTCTTAAAGGAAAAACAGGTGTATTTGCAATTATGGATACAGACAAGGGAGAAATTGCTCTTGAACTGTATTACAAAAAAACACCTCTTACAGTAACAAATTTTGTTGGTCTTGCAGAAGGAACCCTTAAGGCTGCTAATGGAAAGCCTTTTTATGATGGTCTTAAGTTTCATCGTGTAATAGCAGACTTTATGATTCAGGGTGGAGATCCTAAAGGAAACGGAACCGGTGGTCCTGGATATCAGTTTGCAGATGAAATTGTAGATGATCTTAAATTTACTGGAGCCGGAATTCTTGCTATGGCAAATGCAGGTCCTGGAACAAACGGAAGCCAGTTCTTTATTACACATGTTGAAACTTCCTGGTTGAATGGTAAGCATACTATTTTTGGACATATCGTTGATGATGACAGTCAGAAAGTTGTAAATAGAATTGCACAGGGAGATAAAATAAAGTCTGTAAAGATTTATCGCCTTGGTGCAGATGCAGAAAAGTTTACAGCAACACAGGCAGATTTTGATCGTCTTGCAAAAGAAGCTAAGGAGAAGGCTTTGGAAGCAAAACGTGCTGCTCTTAAATCTAAAATTGCAGAAGTAGAAAAGAATTTCCCTGGATTTCAGCAGGATTCAAATGGAATTTATTACAAGATTACAAAAGAAGGAACTGGTTCAAAATGTGGTTCTAAAAAGAATGTAACTACAGAATACAAGGGATATTTTGTAAATGGCCAGGTTTTTGATGGTTCTGCAAAAATGGTAAAGGGTGGACATGAAGCTCTTGATTTTAAGACAGATGTAGGAATGATGATTCCTGGATTTGATATTATGGTTCAGGACATGAAAAAGGGAGAAGTTCGTACTGTAGTACTTCCTCCTGATATGGCTTATGGAGAAAGAGGAATACCTGGTGCAATTCCTGGTAATTCTTTCCTTGCTTTTGATATTGAACTTGTAGATATAAAATAA